Proteins encoded in a region of the Rhodoligotrophos appendicifer genome:
- a CDS encoding PepSY-associated TM helix domain-containing protein, with translation MTDLADVERPLRRVHSFDLYRAVWRWHFYAGLFCLPFLIMLSITGGLYLFRDGIDNFVHRDVKFISQQSVPQKPPSEIVAAATASVQGTPVQYTPPASPDASAEVSVKTPAGERLSVFVNPYSGEVLGTIPFKGTVMWIIRQIHSLGYFGPIANGVIEIVGGWAILLVVTGLYLWWPRKQAGGVLSVRGTPKSRIFWRDTHAVTGAISGFFIVFLAVSGMPWSVFWGDKVNEWANGTNYGYPSGVYVGVPVSDEHMNHVAPTPWSLEQAQIPMSHQAGQSSAIGLDAAVAKFESMGLSKGFAVGLPQDKTGVYSATVYPDDLSQQRIVHLDQYSGQPLIDMSYADYGPFAKAMEWGINTHMGQEFGLINQIVMLVVCLAIITLAVSSGVMWWKRRPKGSLGVPPMPADRRKLYVVAAMLAIGGIIFPLVGLSLLFVLTLDLVVTSLPRRRGTVDQTV, from the coding sequence ATGACTGATCTTGCCGACGTGGAACGCCCGTTGCGGCGCGTCCATTCCTTTGACCTCTATCGCGCCGTCTGGCGCTGGCACTTCTATGCGGGCCTGTTCTGCCTGCCCTTCCTCATCATGCTGTCGATCACCGGGGGCTTGTACCTGTTTCGTGACGGCATCGACAATTTCGTCCATCGCGATGTGAAATTCATCTCGCAGCAAAGCGTGCCGCAAAAACCGCCGAGCGAGATCGTGGCGGCGGCGACAGCCTCGGTACAGGGCACACCGGTTCAATACACACCACCCGCGTCACCCGATGCGTCGGCGGAGGTCAGCGTCAAGACGCCGGCAGGGGAGCGGTTGTCCGTCTTCGTCAATCCCTATTCGGGCGAAGTCCTCGGAACGATCCCGTTCAAGGGAACGGTAATGTGGATCATCCGGCAGATCCACAGCCTCGGCTATTTCGGCCCGATCGCTAACGGCGTCATCGAGATTGTCGGTGGCTGGGCGATCCTGCTCGTGGTGACCGGGCTCTATCTCTGGTGGCCGAGGAAGCAGGCGGGGGGCGTGCTCTCCGTGAGAGGCACGCCCAAGTCCCGGATCTTCTGGCGCGACACCCACGCAGTGACGGGGGCGATCTCGGGATTCTTCATCGTCTTCCTCGCCGTGTCCGGCATGCCCTGGTCGGTGTTTTGGGGCGACAAGGTCAATGAATGGGCCAATGGGACCAATTATGGCTATCCCTCAGGGGTCTATGTGGGCGTGCCGGTCTCCGACGAGCATATGAACCACGTTGCGCCGACGCCCTGGTCGCTGGAGCAGGCCCAGATCCCCATGTCGCATCAGGCCGGGCAGTCGAGTGCGATCGGCCTGGATGCAGCGGTCGCCAAGTTTGAGTCGATGGGGCTGAGCAAGGGTTTTGCCGTCGGCCTTCCTCAGGACAAGACGGGCGTCTATTCCGCGACCGTCTATCCTGACGATCTCTCCCAGCAACGCATCGTCCATCTCGACCAGTATAGCGGCCAGCCGCTGATCGACATGTCGTACGCCGATTACGGGCCCTTCGCCAAAGCGATGGAGTGGGGCATCAACACCCATATGGGCCAGGAATTCGGACTGATCAATCAGATCGTCATGCTGGTCGTGTGCCTGGCCATCATCACTCTGGCGGTGTCGTCCGGCGTGATGTGGTGGAAGCGGCGGCCCAAGGGCAGCCTCGGCGTGCCGCCCATGCCCGCCGACCGCCGCAAGCTCTATGTGGTGGCCGCGATGCTGGCGATCGGAGGGATCATCTTTCCCCTGGTCGGGCTCTCGCTGCTCTTCGTCCTGACGCTGGACCTCGTGGTAACGTCTCTGCCCCGGCGCAGAGGCACTGTCGATCAAACTGTCTGA
- a CDS encoding UDP-glucuronic acid decarboxylase family protein → MNEINRSFTPAVISSNRRILVTGGSGFIGSHLCERLLDAGHEVLCVDNFFTGARANVAHLLDHRNFELMRHDVTMPLYVEVDEIYNLACPASPIHYQRDPTQTIKTSVHGAINMLGLAKRLNAKILQSSTSEVYGDPQVHPQPESYWGNVNPIGPRACYDEGKRCAETLFFAYRMQHDLPIKVMRIFNTYGPRMHPNDGRVVSNFIIQALTNQPITLFGDGEQTRSFCYVDDLVEGMIRLMDRTPDSVTGPVNIGNPGEFTIRALAETVLELTGSRSALVRRPLPVDDPRQRRPDISLAKSLLNWEPTIELREGLAKTIAYFDAFLASAQAEVYAAH, encoded by the coding sequence ATGAACGAGATCAATCGTTCCTTCACACCCGCCGTCATCTCCTCGAACCGGCGGATCCTCGTCACCGGCGGTTCCGGCTTCATCGGGAGCCATCTTTGCGAGAGGTTGCTGGATGCCGGGCACGAGGTGCTCTGCGTCGACAATTTCTTCACCGGCGCGCGGGCCAATGTCGCCCATCTGCTCGACCACAGGAATTTCGAGCTGATGCGCCACGACGTCACCATGCCGCTCTATGTGGAGGTCGACGAGATCTACAATCTCGCCTGCCCGGCGTCACCGATCCACTACCAGCGTGACCCCACCCAGACCATCAAGACCTCGGTCCATGGCGCCATCAACATGCTCGGGCTTGCTAAACGTCTGAATGCGAAGATCCTGCAATCCTCCACCAGCGAAGTCTATGGGGACCCGCAGGTGCATCCGCAGCCGGAATCCTATTGGGGGAATGTCAATCCCATCGGGCCGCGCGCGTGTTACGACGAGGGCAAGCGCTGCGCGGAGACCCTGTTCTTCGCCTATCGCATGCAACATGACCTGCCGATCAAGGTGATGCGCATCTTCAACACCTATGGCCCGCGGATGCATCCGAATGATGGGCGTGTGGTGTCGAACTTCATCATCCAGGCCTTGACGAACCAGCCGATTACACTGTTCGGGGACGGAGAGCAGACGCGTTCCTTCTGCTATGTGGACGATCTGGTCGAAGGCATGATCCGACTCATGGACCGCACCCCCGACAGCGTCACCGGCCCCGTCAATATCGGCAATCCAGGGGAATTCACCATCCGGGCGCTGGCCGAGACCGTGCTGGAGCTGACCGGATCGCGCTCGGCTCTGGTGCGCCGGCCGCTGCCGGTCGACGATCCACGGCAGCGCCGGCCGGATATCAGCCTTGCCAAGTCGCTGCTGAACTGGGAGCCGACGATCGAGTTGCGCGAAGGGCTCGCCAAGACCATCGCCTATTTCGACGCGTTTCTGGCAAGCGCTCAAGCCGAGGTCTACGCGGCGCACTAA
- a CDS encoding WecB/TagA/CpsF family glycosyltransferase: MTNSASLSGRVHFLGAPYDLRAVEEVLASLLAVGPEDRFRYVVTPNVDHVTRLTERHDLLPLYESAWQSWCDSHIVRRLGFLVGLRLPHLNGTDVVERIFDEVLRPGDRLAVIAARPDVLEALSTNFPQYDFFGHVPPMGFVNDPQAFSECVEFGAHCGARFLFIAVGAPQSEQVAYAISRAPGATGTAFCIGAAMEFIGGVKTRAPEVMQRLGFEWLHRLLSEPRRLWRRYVLSVGPLAMLFAKEVVRWR, from the coding sequence ATGACGAATTCAGCCAGCCTAAGCGGCCGCGTCCATTTTCTGGGCGCGCCTTATGACCTCCGGGCCGTCGAGGAGGTTCTCGCCTCGCTCCTTGCCGTCGGGCCCGAGGATCGTTTCCGCTACGTCGTCACGCCGAATGTCGATCACGTCACGCGCCTCACCGAGCGGCATGACCTGCTGCCCCTTTATGAGAGCGCCTGGCAGAGCTGGTGCGACAGCCATATCGTCCGGCGCCTGGGCTTTCTGGTTGGGCTGAGGCTGCCGCATCTGAACGGCACAGATGTGGTCGAACGCATCTTCGACGAGGTGCTGCGGCCCGGCGACCGGCTTGCGGTGATCGCGGCCCGGCCGGACGTGCTGGAGGCGCTCAGCACCAATTTCCCACAGTATGATTTCTTCGGGCATGTCCCGCCCATGGGCTTCGTCAACGACCCGCAGGCCTTTTCCGAATGCGTCGAGTTCGGTGCCCATTGCGGAGCCCGGTTCCTCTTCATCGCCGTGGGTGCGCCGCAATCGGAGCAGGTCGCCTATGCGATCTCGCGTGCGCCGGGCGCAACCGGCACAGCATTCTGCATCGGCGCTGCCATGGAGTTCATCGGCGGGGTCAAGACACGGGCGCCGGAAGTCATGCAGCGCCTCGGTTTCGAATGGCTGCACCGGCTGCTCTCGGAGCCCAGGAGGCTCTGGCGCCGCTATGTCCTCAGCGTCGGACCGCTGGCGATGCTGTTTGCCAAGGAGGTCGTCCGGTGGAGATGA
- a CDS encoding MFS transporter, protein MLQPKAHATSPAHQDGLPAPQRVQAAFAIAAAIAMATLDTAITNTALPTIATDIGTDSATAIWIVSSYQIAVLAAILPLAALGDIVGHRKVYITGLVLFTLTSLACGLAWSLPSLVAARALQGLGAAAIMSVNTALLRYVYPSKMLGQGFGLNSLVVAMSFTIGPTVASLILWVGSWHWLFLINVPIGVAAIVLSLRNLPQTPRSAHGFQLGAAILSAGFFALLMLGINDASHQASWASVGVESLGSVVCLVLLIWWQRGHPAPMLAVDLFRRPVFALSAMTAVGAFAAQAIAFVALPFLLQTGLGRSQVETGFLMTSWPAVVALMGPIAGRLSDRYPPGILGGVGLMTMCIGMAALALMPADPSTADIVWRMALCGAGFGFFQSPNLKALITSAPAERAGGASGIVAAARLFGQTTGAALVALCFHLFSSDGSLLSLWLGCGFAALGSLASFLRLAAPSAARP, encoded by the coding sequence ATGCTCCAGCCGAAAGCGCATGCGACCTCGCCGGCCCACCAGGATGGCCTGCCTGCGCCGCAGCGCGTCCAGGCCGCATTCGCGATCGCGGCAGCGATCGCCATGGCGACGCTGGACACGGCGATCACGAACACGGCCCTGCCCACCATTGCCACCGATATCGGCACGGACTCCGCAACCGCCATCTGGATCGTCAGCTCCTATCAGATTGCTGTGCTGGCCGCGATCCTGCCGCTGGCGGCTTTGGGAGATATCGTCGGCCATCGCAAGGTCTATATCACCGGCCTCGTGCTCTTCACATTGACCTCCCTGGCCTGCGGCCTGGCCTGGTCGCTGCCTTCCCTCGTTGCCGCCCGGGCGCTTCAGGGTTTGGGCGCTGCGGCGATCATGTCCGTCAACACCGCCCTGCTGCGCTACGTCTACCCCTCGAAGATGTTGGGCCAGGGCTTCGGCCTCAACTCGTTGGTCGTGGCGATGTCCTTCACGATCGGTCCGACCGTCGCCTCTCTGATCCTGTGGGTCGGCTCCTGGCACTGGCTGTTCCTGATCAATGTGCCCATCGGCGTGGCCGCGATCGTCCTCTCCTTGCGCAACCTCCCCCAGACGCCGCGATCAGCCCATGGTTTTCAACTGGGCGCGGCGATCCTAAGTGCCGGCTTTTTCGCCCTGCTCATGCTGGGCATCAATGATGCCTCCCATCAGGCGTCCTGGGCTTCGGTTGGGGTCGAAAGTCTGGGTTCGGTCGTCTGTCTCGTCCTGTTGATCTGGTGGCAGCGCGGACACCCTGCCCCCATGCTGGCCGTGGATCTCTTCAGGCGACCGGTCTTCGCCTTGTCGGCAATGACCGCTGTGGGAGCCTTCGCCGCCCAGGCCATCGCCTTCGTGGCGCTGCCCTTCCTGCTGCAGACCGGCCTCGGCCGCAGCCAGGTCGAGACGGGGTTCCTGATGACGTCATGGCCTGCGGTCGTCGCATTGATGGGTCCGATCGCGGGCCGCCTCTCCGACCGCTATCCCCCGGGCATCCTCGGGGGTGTGGGACTGATGACGATGTGCATCGGCATGGCCGCCTTGGCGCTGATGCCGGCGGATCCTTCGACCGCCGACATCGTCTGGCGCATGGCTCTCTGCGGTGCCGGCTTTGGCTTCTTCCAGTCGCCCAATCTGAAGGCGCTCATCACCAGCGCACCAGCGGAACGCGCCGGAGGAGCAAGCGGCATCGTCGCCGCGGCAAGGCTGTTTGGCCAGACGACCGGGGCAGCCCTGGTGGCCCTGTGCTTCCACCTGTTCAGCAGCGACGGATCGCTGCTGTCTCTTTGGCTCGGCTGCGGTTTCGCGGCCCTCGGGAGCCTAGCCAGCTTCCTTCGCCTGGCGGCACCGTCGGCCGCCAGGCCATAG
- a CDS encoding copper chaperone PCu(A)C — MTPTRRTATLSIAAGLLCLSTFGAFAHGTKLGDIEVENPWVRATPVGAPSGGGYVVIINTGDTADRLLSATLETAGQTEIHEMSMNNGVMKMRALPNGLELAPKSKVVLKPGGYHLMFLELKQPIQEGEPLPGTLTFEKAGTLKVQFQVEPIGSAGPSHDH; from the coding sequence ATGACTCCGACTCGCAGAACTGCAACTCTGTCCATCGCCGCTGGCCTTCTCTGCCTCTCCACATTTGGCGCTTTTGCCCATGGCACCAAACTCGGCGACATCGAGGTCGAGAACCCATGGGTGCGGGCAACGCCGGTGGGCGCACCGTCAGGGGGAGGCTATGTCGTCATCATCAACACAGGTGACACGGCCGATCGTCTCCTCTCTGCAACTCTGGAGACAGCGGGGCAGACCGAGATTCATGAGATGAGCATGAACAATGGCGTGATGAAGATGCGCGCTTTGCCGAATGGCCTGGAACTCGCGCCGAAGAGCAAGGTCGTGTTGAAGCCCGGCGGGTATCACTTGATGTTCCTCGAGCTCAAGCAGCCCATCCAGGAGGGTGAACCGCTGCCCGGCACCCTTACCTTCGAGAAGGCTGGAACCCTCAAGGTCCAGTTCCAGGTCGAGCCCATCGGTTCTGCCGGCCCGAGCCACGACCATTAA
- a CDS encoding GumC family protein: MNIANYHRIDSFSGARPLDPPASGLDAFGQDLKALIGILWRRKLSIIATAALFVAAGLLFVLLSTPLYRSSTQILIDPRSKRFLQAEEVVPSGLGTSSQGADSLLVDSQIEIIGSDSVLRRVVETQGLARDPEFAKPMSLGLRAKLLALLGESSGADSAQDPTELALQRLREALYVKRVGNTYVIQIYMLLPSGRQAAAIANAVAEAYLADEVQASSSSTRDATDTLTARFDELRANVERAENRVEDYRKAHDLIGTQGVLIDEQQLQDINQRLGAARARVETAQARFDQAQLLARSGSAAASAADGLDSPALSGLRTNLADIDRKRAELSAVFGPSHPQMKTIEAQHAIAQRQLAEELSLVLQRARSELELARADQTSLTASLSRMKQVALTNNEAQIKLRELQRDADASKAVLENVLTRAKQSSEQEDLATSNFRIITKASAPIRAAYPPALLVLAGALLAGLAVGALLAWLRDHFTAKDPSFERSAA, encoded by the coding sequence ATGAACATTGCCAATTATCACCGCATCGACAGCTTTTCCGGCGCCCGGCCGCTCGATCCCCCGGCCTCGGGACTCGACGCCTTCGGACAGGATCTCAAAGCCCTGATTGGGATCCTCTGGCGGCGCAAGCTGTCGATCATCGCCACGGCAGCCCTGTTCGTCGCGGCCGGTCTCCTCTTCGTCCTCCTGTCGACGCCCCTCTATCGCTCCTCCACACAAATCCTCATCGATCCGCGCTCAAAGCGCTTCCTGCAGGCCGAAGAGGTGGTGCCCAGCGGCCTTGGGACTTCATCGCAAGGGGCGGATTCGCTCCTCGTGGACAGCCAGATCGAGATCATCGGCTCGGACAGCGTGCTGCGCCGGGTGGTCGAGACGCAGGGCCTTGCCCGCGATCCCGAATTCGCCAAACCGATGAGCCTGGGACTGCGCGCCAAGCTGCTTGCGCTGCTGGGAGAGTCCTCCGGGGCTGACAGCGCTCAGGATCCCACAGAACTTGCCCTGCAGCGGCTGCGCGAGGCGCTCTACGTCAAGCGCGTCGGCAATACCTATGTCATCCAGATCTACATGCTGCTGCCCAGCGGGCGGCAGGCCGCCGCCATCGCCAATGCGGTCGCCGAGGCCTATCTCGCTGACGAAGTCCAGGCGAGTTCGTCCTCAACGCGCGATGCCACAGACACTCTCACCGCGCGGTTCGACGAGTTACGCGCCAATGTCGAGCGCGCCGAAAACCGGGTCGAGGACTATCGAAAGGCGCATGATCTGATCGGCACGCAAGGCGTCCTGATCGATGAGCAACAGCTGCAGGACATCAATCAGCGCCTGGGCGCCGCGCGCGCTCGCGTCGAGACGGCTCAAGCCAGGTTCGACCAAGCGCAACTGCTGGCCAGGTCCGGCTCGGCTGCAGCCTCGGCCGCAGACGGGCTGGATTCGCCGGCCCTTAGCGGACTGCGGACCAATCTTGCGGATATCGACCGGAAACGCGCGGAATTGAGCGCCGTGTTCGGTCCCAGCCATCCCCAGATGAAGACGATCGAGGCGCAACACGCCATTGCCCAGAGGCAGCTTGCGGAAGAGCTCTCCCTTGTGCTGCAGCGTGCGCGCAGCGAGCTGGAGCTTGCGCGGGCAGACCAGACCTCGCTGACGGCCAGCCTGTCGCGGATGAAGCAGGTGGCGCTCACCAACAACGAGGCGCAGATCAAGCTGCGCGAATTGCAACGGGATGCCGACGCCTCAAAGGCCGTGCTCGAAAACGTGCTCACCCGCGCCAAGCAGAGCAGCGAGCAGGAAGATCTCGCGACGAGCAATTTCCGTATCATCACCAAAGCCTCGGCGCCGATCCGCGCCGCCTATCCGCCCGCCCTGCTGGTCCTTGCCGGCGCCCTTCTCGCAGGTCTTGCGGTCGGCGCACTCCTGGCCTGGCTGCGGGACCATTTCACCGCCAAAGATCCGTCCTTCGAAAGGTCCGCCGCATGA
- a CDS encoding GNAT family N-acetyltransferase, with product MTRIAAADRQDAPTRPVILHISSDYPNPIRTPTTTAVERLVDRLTLFDQVVISLQRIGNPFRCYWKDLGEVNGRRLIAHGYFALPFGVGMIVSQFLLARRIGRFLTQEGIVPTTVHSHRFTFEGIAAWLVARRRKAALFYSVRGEVEAKVFRAKPTYRPLFRRMARDATRAFYVSAWFREGFERVTGIDPRKTRTLPNFVENARPKITPVAPEPILVTALNLDALEKKGLPTLLQAFALAGDALKDVRLEIIGYGSAAGAEAAKALIVRHGLQGRAFLRGYVPHAQLLEEFPSRLAMVLPSRDETFGMVYLEALFAGTPVLYSKMTGIDGYLDGLAVGEAADPHDPEDVARALTALVGDNDAYRKRIEAEAGELFRRFDPVRNLELYRDDVLRVTAGGLETAVIEVHRDCAPLEAEWRALEEGGHVTAFQRYDFVAPLYAAFQRHQRAQPLMVVVRPQAGAAPMMILPLCAYRERGLRMISVADLRVADYCAPILAADFPAEDAAGFLDLWRRIEAMLPDADVIRLRKLPEKVGGLTNPLLHLPIKAPFSAMAHGVRIGTPWPEKARMVMSSKALSGLRRRERQLNAIAPVSFASHSGDGQAESLYETLAHQRIDRFGRLQREDMMREAMWSEFYRDLTLGQTARAYGRVIGLKVGDAFAATGFGLVHDDAFHLLMMAFDMDGPSHLAPGRVMLFKAMEAFAEDGMTYFDLTVGDEPYKQSLGADDRVLYEALSPRSVKGRLGVAVWQGRRWLQTKPRLHALVKRMTGRS from the coding sequence ATGACCCGCATTGCGGCCGCAGACCGCCAGGACGCGCCGACCCGCCCCGTGATCCTGCATATCTCGTCGGACTATCCCAATCCCATCCGCACGCCCACCACGACGGCCGTCGAGCGGCTGGTGGACCGCCTCACCCTGTTCGATCAGGTCGTCATCTCGCTGCAGCGCATCGGCAATCCGTTCCGCTGCTACTGGAAGGACCTGGGCGAGGTGAATGGGCGGCGGCTCATCGCCCATGGCTATTTCGCCCTGCCTTTCGGGGTCGGCATGATCGTCTCGCAGTTTCTCCTCGCACGACGGATCGGGCGCTTCCTCACGCAAGAAGGAATCGTACCCACCACGGTCCACAGCCACAGGTTCACCTTCGAAGGCATCGCAGCCTGGCTCGTGGCACGACGCCGGAAGGCTGCTCTGTTCTACTCCGTCCGGGGAGAGGTCGAAGCCAAGGTGTTCCGGGCCAAGCCCACCTACAGACCATTGTTCCGCCGCATGGCGCGCGATGCGACGCGGGCGTTCTATGTCTCGGCCTGGTTCCGCGAGGGCTTCGAGCGGGTCACCGGGATCGACCCCAGGAAGACCCGGACGTTGCCGAATTTCGTGGAGAATGCGAGGCCGAAGATCACGCCCGTGGCTCCCGAGCCGATCCTGGTGACGGCCCTCAATCTCGATGCGCTGGAAAAGAAGGGCCTTCCGACCCTGCTCCAGGCCTTCGCTCTCGCAGGCGACGCGCTGAAGGACGTCCGGCTTGAGATCATCGGTTACGGGAGTGCGGCGGGGGCCGAGGCCGCCAAGGCGCTGATTGTGCGGCACGGTCTCCAGGGGCGCGCCTTCTTGCGGGGATACGTCCCCCATGCGCAGCTGCTCGAGGAGTTTCCGAGCCGGTTGGCGATGGTCTTGCCATCGCGGGACGAGACGTTCGGCATGGTCTATCTCGAGGCCCTGTTCGCCGGAACGCCCGTGCTCTATTCCAAAATGACGGGGATCGACGGCTATCTCGACGGGCTCGCCGTGGGCGAGGCGGCGGATCCTCACGACCCGGAGGACGTCGCCCGCGCGCTAACGGCCCTGGTCGGCGACAATGACGCCTATCGCAAACGGATCGAGGCCGAGGCGGGCGAGCTGTTCCGGCGGTTCGATCCGGTGCGCAATCTCGAGCTCTACCGCGACGATGTCCTGCGGGTCACGGCTGGCGGCCTCGAGACCGCCGTCATCGAGGTCCACCGCGACTGTGCCCCGCTGGAAGCGGAATGGCGGGCGCTGGAGGAGGGGGGACATGTCACCGCCTTCCAGCGTTACGACTTCGTTGCCCCGCTCTACGCCGCCTTTCAACGGCACCAACGGGCACAGCCGCTGATGGTCGTGGTGCGTCCACAGGCAGGGGCCGCGCCGATGATGATCCTGCCGCTCTGCGCCTATCGAGAGAGAGGGCTCAGGATGATCAGCGTTGCGGATCTCCGCGTCGCCGATTATTGCGCCCCGATCCTGGCGGCAGATTTCCCGGCGGAAGATGCGGCAGGCTTTCTCGACCTGTGGCGGCGCATCGAGGCGATGCTCCCCGATGCCGACGTCATCCGGCTGCGCAAACTGCCAGAGAAAGTCGGCGGGCTTACCAATCCGCTGCTGCATCTTCCGATCAAGGCGCCGTTCAGCGCCATGGCGCATGGGGTGCGGATCGGCACGCCGTGGCCCGAAAAGGCGCGGATGGTGATGAGCAGCAAGGCTCTGTCCGGGCTGCGGCGTCGCGAACGCCAGCTGAATGCCATCGCCCCGGTCTCTTTCGCCTCCCATAGCGGCGATGGCCAAGCGGAATCCCTCTATGAGACTCTGGCCCATCAGCGGATCGACCGTTTCGGCCGGCTGCAGCGCGAGGACATGATGCGCGAGGCCATGTGGAGCGAATTCTACCGGGACCTGACCCTGGGTCAAACCGCCCGGGCCTATGGCCGCGTGATCGGGTTGAAAGTCGGTGACGCGTTTGCTGCGACCGGCTTCGGCCTTGTCCATGACGATGCCTTCCATTTGCTGATGATGGCCTTCGACATGGATGGCCCCAGCCATCTCGCCCCGGGGCGGGTCATGCTGTTCAAGGCCATGGAAGCCTTTGCCGAAGATGGCATGACCTATTTCGATCTCACCGTCGGAGACGAGCCCTACAAGCAGAGCCTCGGTGCCGACGACCGCGTGCTCTACGAGGCGCTGAGCCCCCGCAGCGTCAAGGGCCGGCTCGGTGTGGCCGTCTGGCAGGGGCGCCGGTGGCTCCAGACCAAGCCCCGTCTTCACGCTCTAGTGAAGCGGATGACGGGGCGATCGTAA